GCGCGCCGCCACGATCGCGTGGTGCGGGTCGAGCGCGAGACGATCATCGAAGCCGACTGACCACCAGGCTCACGGTCACGCCAGTTCGGCGATGACCGGCCGGATCGCCGCGTCGAAGGCGACGACGTCGCGCCTCAGGCCATCGGTCACCGCTACCGTGAGTGCTCCGATCCACCAGATGCCGCGCTGCGAGAACGGCAGTACCTGCACGTTCAGCTCGAACGAGTGGGCGCGGCGGCCGACTTCGCGCTCGAACTCGGCGATCGCGCTGGCATAGGCGCGGTAGGCGTCGCCGCCGGTGTGGCTCTTCATCGACGCGACGTAGCGGTCGTGCGCGGCGCGGGCGTACCGCAGCGACGCGTCGGCGTGCGGGGCGATGGCGGCCGAGAGCTGTTCCGCTCCCGTGGCGGGGAGTGCGACGAGTGTGTCGAATCCGTCGATCAGCTCGAGCGGCACCTCGGAATGGTGCGCACGCGGCTCGACCGTCATGTCCCAGTACTCGCGCCACTGCGCC
The sequence above is drawn from the Candidatus Microbacterium colombiense genome and encodes:
- a CDS encoding zinc-binding alcohol dehydrogenase codes for the protein MADKPQWLIREDASVPVLLALALRQAVGIRVPEDLPSLRELPVRAPDAVDVSPDVEAQWREYWDMTVEPRAHHSEVPLELIDGFDTLVALPATGAEQLSAAIAPHADASLRYARAAHDRYVASMKSHTGGDAYRAYASAIAEFEREVGRRAHSFELNVQVLPFSQRGIWWIGALTVAVTDGLRRDVVAFDAAIRPVIAELA